The following are encoded in a window of Hyalangium minutum genomic DNA:
- a CDS encoding DUF4350 domain-containing protein, which yields MNSRGSSLVLSIAFAAVLVLGLVAERIAGAGTALTATVAVRTVVLLGIIGLGVLRMSQATGERKVLWRWALLCYVAGFVGLLLFTAQSELGAKLLGTPLSQSSPKLAVVFQALFPALLVLSLLPLALLESSAAAMARAPVLETDRTRGALYSGAGTAFVLIFAFAAMYVATQRDVTWDLSYFRTARPGESSRKIVRGLTEPLQVMLFFPPANDVGEAVSQYFRELGEESPQLQVERLDQAVEPAKARTVGVTTNGVLVLARGEQREVFTVGLELDRARGQLSRLDQEVQKRLLTVARPRRVVYLTEGHGERSDARALPGETERPGISQLKELLRGQNVEVQTVSAGEGLGTEVPRDAAAVLILGPTKPFLPEEVAALREYFNKGGRLFIALDPEGSPEDELLKMLGVKYLKTKLANDQVYFRLTRQPSDRTNLGTSNYSSHPSVSTLAQLGGQGPVVMLGAGALEPIVPPPEGISVDVTVRAHEATFPDANGNFTEDPGEERRNWPLAVAVQKQGTGKDPGRAVVLGDSDALVDGVLPSLGNVYLALDALRWLTGEEAISGKVTSEEDVPIQHTREQDVLWFWATVLLAPAVVLGVGFFVTRRRGRRAPAVPAGGAS from the coding sequence ATGAACTCCCGGGGAAGCAGTCTCGTCCTGAGCATCGCCTTCGCGGCGGTGCTGGTGCTCGGCCTCGTCGCCGAGCGTATTGCTGGCGCGGGCACCGCGCTCACCGCCACCGTGGCGGTGCGCACCGTGGTGCTGCTGGGAATCATCGGCCTGGGAGTGCTGCGCATGTCCCAGGCCACCGGCGAGCGCAAGGTGCTCTGGCGCTGGGCGCTGCTCTGCTACGTGGCGGGCTTCGTGGGCCTGCTGCTCTTCACCGCCCAGTCGGAGCTGGGGGCGAAGCTGCTCGGCACGCCGCTGTCCCAGTCCTCGCCGAAGCTGGCGGTGGTGTTCCAGGCGCTCTTCCCGGCGCTGCTGGTGCTGTCGCTGCTGCCGCTGGCGCTGCTGGAGTCCTCGGCTGCCGCCATGGCCCGCGCGCCCGTCCTGGAGACGGACCGCACGCGCGGGGCGCTGTACTCCGGTGCGGGCACGGCCTTCGTCCTCATCTTCGCCTTCGCGGCCATGTACGTGGCCACGCAGCGGGACGTGACGTGGGACTTGTCCTACTTCCGGACCGCGCGGCCGGGTGAGTCCAGCCGGAAGATTGTCCGCGGCCTCACCGAGCCGCTGCAGGTGATGCTCTTCTTCCCGCCCGCCAATGACGTGGGCGAGGCGGTGAGCCAGTACTTTCGCGAGCTGGGCGAGGAGTCTCCGCAGCTCCAGGTGGAGCGGCTGGACCAGGCCGTGGAGCCGGCGAAGGCCCGCACGGTGGGGGTCACCACCAACGGCGTCCTCGTGCTGGCGCGCGGCGAGCAGCGCGAGGTGTTCACCGTGGGCCTGGAGCTCGACCGGGCGCGTGGGCAGCTGAGCCGGCTGGACCAGGAAGTTCAGAAGCGGCTGCTCACGGTGGCCCGCCCGCGCCGCGTGGTGTACCTCACCGAGGGCCATGGCGAGCGCAGCGACGCGCGCGCCTTGCCGGGGGAGACGGAGCGCCCCGGTATTTCCCAGCTCAAGGAGCTGCTGCGCGGCCAGAACGTGGAGGTGCAAACGGTGAGCGCTGGCGAGGGCCTGGGCACCGAGGTGCCGCGCGACGCGGCGGCGGTGCTCATCCTCGGGCCCACCAAGCCCTTCCTCCCGGAGGAGGTGGCGGCCCTGCGCGAGTACTTCAACAAGGGCGGGCGGCTGTTCATCGCCCTGGATCCGGAGGGCTCCCCGGAGGACGAGCTGCTGAAGATGCTCGGGGTGAAGTACCTGAAGACGAAGCTGGCCAATGATCAGGTGTACTTCCGCCTCACCCGCCAGCCGAGCGATCGCACCAACCTGGGCACCTCGAACTACTCCTCGCACCCGTCCGTTTCGACGCTCGCGCAGCTGGGCGGGCAGGGGCCCGTGGTGATGCTGGGCGCGGGTGCGCTGGAGCCCATCGTCCCGCCGCCCGAGGGCATCAGCGTGGACGTGACGGTGCGCGCGCACGAGGCCACCTTCCCGGACGCCAACGGCAACTTCACCGAGGATCCGGGCGAGGAGCGCCGCAACTGGCCGCTGGCGGTGGCGGTGCAGAAGCAGGGCACCGGCAAGGATCCGGGGCGGGCGGTGGTGCTGGGCGACTCGGATGCGCTGGTGGATGGCGTGCTGCCGAGCCTGGGCAACGTGTACCTGGCGCTGGACGCGCTGCGCTGGCTCACGGGCGAGGAGGCCATCTCTGGCAAGGTGACGAGTGAGGAGGACGTGCCCATCCAGCACACGCGCGAGCAGGACGTGCTGTGGTTCTGGGCCACGGTGCTGCTGGCGCCGGCGGTGGTGTTGGGCGTGGGGTTCTTCGTGACGCGGCGGCGGGGCCGCCGTGCGCCGGCGGTACCGGCAGGAGGTGCGTCATGA
- a CDS encoding L-threonylcarbamoyladenylate synthase, whose product MLTPELIDRAVEILRRGGVIALPTETVYGLAANAEDELAVRRIFAIKGRPSTHPLIVHLPDAAALSEWASPVPDEAHRLAAAFWPGPLTLVLKRTARATDAVTGGQDTVAVRVPNHPVALAVLRALGGGLAAPSANRFGRVSPTTAEHVRQDLGGDVDLLLDGGPCTVGVESTIVDLSSDEPSILRPGGLAAEELERVLGRPVPVRTASTVRVSGSLESHYAPRVGVELVEPAQAASRAETLRLQGRRVGVLGPRSLALPSELQRFDVPEEPAGAARLLYLRLREADGAGLDVLLACLPPAQGLGVAVRDRLSRAAAPRPGDS is encoded by the coding sequence ATGCTTACCCCGGAGCTCATTGATCGCGCAGTGGAAATCCTGCGGCGGGGCGGGGTCATCGCCCTGCCCACGGAGACGGTGTATGGCCTGGCCGCCAACGCCGAGGATGAGCTGGCCGTGCGCCGCATCTTCGCCATCAAGGGCCGGCCCTCCACCCACCCGCTCATCGTCCACCTGCCGGACGCCGCTGCCCTGTCCGAATGGGCCAGCCCCGTCCCCGATGAGGCCCACCGCCTGGCCGCTGCCTTCTGGCCCGGCCCGCTCACCCTGGTGCTGAAGCGCACCGCTCGCGCCACCGACGCCGTCACTGGGGGCCAGGACACCGTCGCCGTGCGCGTGCCGAACCACCCGGTGGCGCTCGCGGTGCTCCGGGCGCTCGGAGGAGGCCTGGCCGCTCCCAGCGCCAACCGCTTCGGCCGCGTCAGCCCCACCACCGCCGAGCATGTGCGCCAGGACCTGGGCGGCGACGTGGACCTCCTCCTCGATGGAGGCCCCTGCACCGTGGGCGTCGAGTCCACCATCGTGGACCTGAGCTCGGACGAGCCCTCCATCCTCCGCCCCGGGGGCCTCGCCGCCGAGGAGCTGGAGCGCGTGCTCGGGCGCCCCGTCCCTGTACGCACCGCGTCAACCGTGCGCGTCTCCGGCTCGCTGGAGTCCCACTATGCCCCCCGTGTGGGTGTGGAGCTGGTGGAGCCTGCTCAGGCTGCGTCCCGGGCCGAAACCTTGCGCCTCCAAGGACGGCGGGTAGGGGTGCTCGGCCCTCGGAGCCTGGCCCTGCCCAGCGAGCTGCAGCGCTTCGACGTGCCCGAAGAGCCCGCTGGAGCCGCCCGCCTCCTCTACCTGCGCCTGCGCGAGGCGGATGGGGCGGGCCTGGATGTGCTCCTGGCCTGTCTGCCTCCGGCACAGGGCCTGGGCGTGGCGGTGAGGGACCGGCTCTCGCGGGCCGCCGCACCTCGTCCCGGGGACTCTTGA
- a CDS encoding chitobiase/beta-hexosaminidase C-terminal domain-containing protein, which translates to MALHPAAYSRFVLPLLVLHLASACGGGSKPPTPEEDTTPPVTRADPTGGTFTTPVSVSLICDDGNGGGCAETHYTTDGSTPTQASPRYSTPLFVSATTTLKFFSVDTAGNAEAVKTEEYLFGAASTLTLTASPRGGNYGSAQTVTLTCSSSTGEACASIHYTTDGLSPSASSPAYSTAILVSANTTLKFIGIDAQGRPSSVVTETYVIDTVAPTTAASPAGGAYGTAQNVTLTCDDGGGSGCQATYYTTDGSTPTRSSTVYSGAIFINRPTTLRFFSVDRLGNSESAKSESYTFTADVAPPITTASPAGGVYASAQNVTLTCDDGTGGAGCTDTYYTTNGSTPTTSSPRYTNPIAISANTVLKFFSVDARNNAEPVQNASYFIGRTPASISAQIAAVRAAADGAVNQQIDLALITYVKPSIGGDSPGFFLQAEPSGPALFVAVSPSSINPVPVAGDRVTLLATQKATVNGMVHVTAITNYLRNGTSEPVGPLRANVTSVDLAPAVASYESELISITGTLLDTLSPSGSGYVASTLSTSGSASNSNLQLRLPTLVQDTLDVSKGCNVTARAPLWRNGAQAQASGWVNSDFTVHTCPAPTVLSAASSGTTGVVIHLDRRIDPTSVQANGSQFTFTNGLTASAASVQDRDILLTTSTQTNGQSYTVTLATSIRDTLGSGMDATGRTATFGGFQAPAVLRINEIAPNVASGRDLLELYVVQGGNISNFTIVRDTTTLTALPAVAVATGDIIVVHFNPDTNSGFDAPSSETSSKTQFRSATYASNYDNAWDIHGGTLGFLYNTNSVVLVNNAQGATQDAVAFARPSVTTETFPPLLQELQSVNQWLPANCGGAPCTYSTSPTAIEVSASWDNVSTDRSTTSRRVGPTDTHRAADWAVGPASLGVP; encoded by the coding sequence ATGGCGCTGCACCCCGCTGCGTACTCCCGGTTCGTCCTGCCGCTGCTTGTTCTCCATCTGGCAAGCGCGTGTGGCGGCGGCTCGAAGCCCCCCACTCCCGAGGAGGATACGACCCCTCCCGTCACCCGGGCCGACCCCACGGGTGGCACCTTCACCACGCCCGTCTCCGTGTCGCTGATCTGTGATGACGGCAATGGCGGTGGCTGCGCGGAGACGCACTACACCACGGACGGCTCCACGCCCACGCAGGCCTCGCCGCGCTACAGCACGCCCCTCTTCGTGTCGGCCACCACGACGCTGAAGTTTTTCTCGGTGGACACTGCGGGCAACGCCGAGGCGGTGAAGACGGAGGAGTACCTCTTCGGCGCCGCCTCCACGCTCACGCTGACGGCGTCGCCTCGGGGCGGCAACTATGGCTCGGCCCAGACGGTGACGCTCACGTGCAGTTCCAGCACTGGCGAAGCCTGTGCCTCCATCCACTACACAACGGACGGCCTCTCGCCCTCCGCGTCCTCCCCGGCCTACTCGACAGCCATCCTGGTGAGCGCGAACACCACGCTGAAGTTCATCGGCATCGATGCGCAGGGCCGGCCCTCATCGGTGGTGACCGAGACGTACGTCATCGACACGGTGGCGCCCACCACGGCCGCGAGCCCCGCGGGCGGCGCCTACGGCACAGCCCAGAACGTGACACTCACCTGCGATGACGGGGGGGGCTCCGGCTGCCAGGCCACCTACTACACGACGGATGGCAGCACGCCGACGCGGAGCTCCACCGTGTACTCCGGCGCCATCTTCATCAACCGGCCCACGACGCTGAGGTTCTTCTCGGTGGACCGGCTGGGCAACTCCGAGTCCGCGAAGAGCGAGTCGTACACCTTCACTGCGGACGTCGCGCCGCCCATCACCACGGCGAGCCCGGCCGGTGGAGTGTATGCCTCGGCGCAGAACGTGACGCTCACCTGCGATGACGGCACGGGCGGCGCGGGCTGCACGGACACCTACTACACGACGAATGGCAGCACGCCCACGACGTCCTCGCCCCGCTACACGAACCCCATCGCCATCAGCGCCAACACGGTGCTGAAGTTCTTCTCGGTGGACGCGCGGAACAACGCCGAGCCCGTGCAGAACGCCTCGTACTTCATCGGCCGCACGCCCGCCTCCATCTCCGCGCAGATCGCCGCCGTGCGCGCCGCGGCGGATGGCGCGGTGAACCAGCAGATCGACCTGGCGCTCATCACCTACGTGAAGCCCTCCATCGGAGGGGACTCCCCGGGGTTCTTCCTCCAGGCCGAGCCGTCGGGCCCCGCCCTCTTCGTCGCGGTGTCTCCCTCCAGCATCAACCCTGTGCCCGTGGCCGGGGATCGCGTGACGCTGCTGGCCACGCAGAAGGCCACCGTGAACGGCATGGTGCACGTGACGGCCATCACCAACTACCTCCGCAACGGCACCAGCGAGCCCGTGGGGCCGCTGCGCGCCAACGTGACTTCCGTGGACCTGGCTCCCGCCGTGGCCAGCTACGAGAGCGAGCTCATCTCCATCACCGGCACGCTGCTGGACACCCTCTCGCCGTCCGGCTCGGGGTACGTGGCCTCCACCCTGTCTACCTCCGGCTCGGCCAGCAACAGCAACCTCCAGCTTCGTCTGCCCACCCTCGTGCAAGACACGCTCGACGTGAGCAAGGGCTGCAACGTCACCGCCCGCGCCCCGCTGTGGCGCAATGGCGCCCAGGCCCAGGCCTCCGGTTGGGTGAACAGCGATTTCACCGTCCACACCTGCCCGGCCCCCACCGTGCTGAGCGCGGCCAGCAGCGGCACCACGGGCGTCGTCATCCACCTGGACCGGCGCATTGATCCGACCAGCGTGCAGGCCAATGGCAGCCAGTTCACCTTCACCAACGGCCTGACGGCCTCGGCCGCCAGCGTCCAGGATCGCGACATTCTGCTGACGACTTCCACCCAGACCAACGGGCAGAGCTACACGGTGACGCTGGCCACCAGTATCCGCGACACCCTGGGCAGCGGCATGGACGCCACCGGCCGGACGGCCACCTTCGGCGGCTTCCAGGCCCCCGCTGTGCTGCGCATCAACGAGATCGCCCCCAACGTCGCCTCGGGCCGGGACTTGCTCGAGCTGTACGTGGTGCAGGGCGGCAACATCTCCAACTTCACCATCGTGCGGGACACCACCACGCTGACCGCCCTGCCCGCTGTCGCCGTGGCCACCGGTGACATCATCGTCGTCCACTTCAACCCGGACACCAACTCGGGCTTCGATGCCCCCAGCTCGGAGACGTCGAGCAAGACGCAGTTCCGCAGCGCGACATACGCCTCCAACTACGACAACGCCTGGGACATCCACGGCGGCACGCTGGGCTTCCTCTACAACACCAACAGCGTCGTCCTCGTGAACAATGCCCAGGGAGCGACCCAGGACGCGGTGGCCTTCGCCCGGCCCTCCGTCACCACGGAGACCTTCCCGCCCCTGCTCCAGGAGCTGCAGTCCGTCAACCAGTGGCTGCCGGCCAACTGCGGGGGCGCTCCATGCACCTACAGCACCTCACCTACAGCCATTGAAGTCTCTGCCAGCTGGGACAACGTCTCCACCGACCGGAGTACGACGTCTCGGCGTGTCGGCCCTACAGACACACACCGTGCGGCGGACTGGGCCGTTGGCCCGGCATCACTCGGGGTTCCCTAG
- a CDS encoding B12-binding domain-containing radical SAM protein, giving the protein MNGRRVLSPVLLLGAGTGEATCGILYLASYLRRGGIEAFVRLYDGDETEEEVARSLEALVARVRPKLVGISLKWFHHVHRALLVARTLRKIDPSIRVVVGGNTAAYWWRELHAFDSIDHIVLGDGERPLLALCQGDPSPPNCVTRDPDGSPRRLPLKYVQGATNSEDVYYSHFQDIFLSQQDLHAFSGWVAPGKGCGENCLYCGGARGNQKAAFGRAKPFLRSEESVRRDHQEIAPRTWQMRYDFSGSTAEFLQNTWAGVDLSRHCCTYFLWGVARIELIDALAQTFERVFMVLDIGCFSEQQRLEQMRRGLLKPCATDQELLELIDRCRRHKNLDVEISGIAGLPFASAATLKEELRLVEKVISLDCVVGYQRLEAQPGALVTEHPARFDMETEARTFTEFLEYFEQREPGDVSVPMLRFRDAALEEAVQRTSDHVDSLAWKHRAAKRKVQINGRTRLLNTAPSTLQFKLSDWLGPHKVPAKVAQETVTVVRSVDGTGLACAPSVSPRRFTDPTLDQGEEGQILLSALAAFERPTTVAQAVTQLGTKARLDPHSAREVIDHLVDGRFLQPT; this is encoded by the coding sequence ATGAATGGCCGTCGCGTCCTCTCTCCAGTCCTCCTTCTTGGCGCCGGTACCGGCGAGGCCACGTGTGGGATCCTGTATCTCGCGAGCTACCTGCGCCGGGGCGGCATCGAAGCGTTCGTCCGGCTCTACGATGGGGACGAGACCGAGGAAGAGGTGGCTCGCTCGCTCGAGGCCCTGGTGGCCCGTGTGCGCCCCAAGCTCGTCGGCATCAGCCTCAAGTGGTTCCACCACGTCCACCGCGCCCTGCTCGTGGCGCGGACCTTGCGGAAGATCGACCCCAGCATCCGCGTCGTCGTGGGCGGTAACACCGCGGCGTACTGGTGGCGGGAACTGCACGCCTTCGACTCCATCGACCACATCGTCCTGGGCGACGGCGAGCGGCCTCTGCTGGCGCTCTGCCAGGGTGACCCCTCCCCGCCCAACTGCGTCACCCGGGATCCAGACGGCTCTCCACGGCGTCTGCCCCTGAAGTACGTCCAGGGCGCCACGAACAGCGAGGACGTCTACTACTCCCACTTCCAAGACATCTTCCTGAGCCAGCAGGACCTCCACGCGTTCTCGGGGTGGGTCGCGCCCGGCAAGGGCTGTGGCGAGAACTGCCTCTATTGCGGCGGAGCCCGCGGCAACCAGAAAGCGGCCTTCGGGCGCGCCAAGCCGTTCCTGCGATCCGAGGAGAGCGTGCGCCGCGATCACCAGGAGATCGCTCCTCGGACGTGGCAGATGCGCTACGACTTCTCGGGGAGCACGGCGGAGTTCCTCCAGAATACCTGGGCGGGAGTCGATCTCTCCCGCCACTGCTGCACGTACTTCCTGTGGGGCGTGGCACGGATCGAGCTCATCGACGCGCTGGCGCAAACCTTCGAGCGCGTCTTCATGGTGCTCGACATCGGCTGCTTCTCGGAGCAACAGCGGCTCGAGCAGATGCGCCGGGGCCTGCTCAAGCCGTGTGCCACGGATCAGGAGCTGCTGGAGCTCATCGACCGCTGCCGCCGCCACAAGAACCTGGACGTGGAGATCTCCGGCATCGCGGGCCTCCCCTTCGCCAGCGCTGCCACGCTGAAGGAGGAGCTCCGCCTGGTGGAGAAGGTCATCAGCCTGGACTGCGTGGTGGGCTACCAGCGGCTCGAAGCACAGCCGGGAGCGCTCGTCACGGAGCACCCCGCGCGGTTCGACATGGAGACCGAGGCACGGACGTTCACGGAGTTCCTCGAGTACTTCGAGCAGCGCGAGCCCGGCGACGTATCCGTGCCGATGCTGCGCTTCCGCGACGCGGCGCTCGAGGAAGCGGTGCAGCGCACGTCGGACCATGTGGACTCCCTCGCGTGGAAGCACCGGGCTGCAAAGCGGAAGGTGCAGATCAACGGACGCACGCGCCTCCTGAACACTGCCCCCTCGACGCTCCAGTTCAAGCTCAGTGACTGGCTGGGTCCCCACAAGGTCCCCGCGAAGGTGGCGCAGGAGACGGTGACGGTGGTGCGCTCCGTGGACGGAACGGGCCTCGCCTGTGCGCCCTCCGTCAGCCCACGGCGGTTCACCGACCCGACACTGGATCAGGGCGAGGAGGGTCAGATTCTCCTGTCGGCCCTCGCCGCCTTCGAGCGCCCTACCACGGTCGCCCAGGCGGTGACGCAGCTGGGAACGAAGGCGAGGCTCGATCCGCACTCCGCCCGCGAGGTGATTGACCACCTCGTGGACGGCCGCTTCCTGCAGCCGACATGA
- a CDS encoding TIGR01777 family oxidoreductase, with protein sequence MGKSRMFDARSRMPVPATEVFAWHAREGAFERLTPPWDAVEVVERSGSGIQPGTRLKIRMKIGPVPQTWEAEHTKYVEGSLFQDAQVSGPFERWVHTHRMWPEPPSSSVLEDEVVYALPMGLPGRLAGGGMVRRRLERVFTYRHALTREDLRRHALYAGQGPLTVGVTGATGLVGSALVPFLTTGGHVVRRLVRGRADKARGDVAWNPDKGEIDTAALEGVDAVVHLAGANVGQKWTPETKELILRSRTEGTRVLSEALARLQKKPQVLVCAAAIGIYGDRGDEVVTEESPPGAGFLADVCKQWEASTAAAEAAGIRVVHLRIGVVLDPRGGALAKLLPPTLMGGGGPVGGGQQWLSWISLEDVLGLIQLALFNRELRGPMNAVAPQAVRQGELARTLGRVVSRPAVLPVPAAAIQALFGEMGKETVLSSTHVRPTVAERLGFSFIHPQLEGALRFTLGRTQGGLEFTHSDAPDPS encoded by the coding sequence ATGGGCAAGTCCAGGATGTTCGATGCGCGCAGCCGGATGCCGGTGCCAGCCACGGAGGTGTTCGCCTGGCATGCCCGCGAAGGGGCCTTCGAGCGGCTGACGCCCCCCTGGGATGCCGTGGAGGTGGTGGAGCGCAGTGGCTCGGGCATCCAGCCGGGGACCCGTCTGAAGATCCGGATGAAGATCGGCCCGGTGCCGCAGACGTGGGAGGCGGAGCACACGAAGTACGTGGAGGGCTCGCTCTTCCAGGACGCCCAGGTGTCCGGCCCCTTCGAGCGCTGGGTGCACACGCACCGGATGTGGCCCGAGCCGCCCTCGTCCTCGGTGCTGGAGGACGAGGTGGTGTACGCGCTGCCCATGGGGCTCCCGGGGCGGCTGGCGGGAGGCGGCATGGTGCGGCGCCGGCTGGAGCGGGTGTTCACGTACCGGCACGCGCTGACGCGCGAGGATCTGCGGCGGCACGCGCTCTACGCGGGGCAGGGGCCGCTCACGGTGGGCGTGACGGGGGCCACCGGTCTGGTGGGCAGTGCGCTGGTGCCCTTCCTCACCACCGGCGGCCACGTGGTGCGGCGGCTGGTGCGAGGGCGTGCGGACAAGGCGCGCGGGGACGTGGCCTGGAACCCGGACAAGGGAGAGATCGACACGGCGGCGCTGGAGGGCGTGGACGCAGTGGTGCACCTGGCGGGCGCCAACGTGGGGCAGAAGTGGACCCCGGAGACGAAGGAGCTCATCCTCCGAAGCCGCACCGAGGGCACGCGCGTGCTGAGCGAGGCCCTGGCCCGGCTCCAGAAGAAGCCGCAGGTGCTGGTGTGCGCGGCGGCCATCGGCATCTACGGGGACCGAGGCGACGAGGTGGTGACGGAGGAGAGCCCCCCGGGCGCCGGTTTCCTGGCGGACGTGTGCAAGCAGTGGGAGGCGTCCACGGCTGCGGCGGAGGCGGCGGGCATCCGCGTGGTGCACCTGCGCATCGGCGTGGTGCTGGATCCGAGGGGAGGGGCGCTGGCGAAGCTGCTCCCGCCCACGCTCATGGGCGGCGGAGGGCCGGTGGGCGGTGGCCAGCAGTGGCTGAGCTGGATCTCCCTGGAGGACGTGCTGGGGCTCATCCAGCTGGCCCTGTTCAACCGGGAGCTGCGTGGGCCCATGAATGCCGTGGCCCCCCAGGCGGTGCGCCAGGGAGAGCTGGCCCGCACGCTGGGCCGGGTGGTGTCCCGGCCGGCGGTGCTGCCCGTGCCCGCGGCGGCCATCCAGGCGCTCTTCGGGGAGATGGGGAAGGAGACCGTGCTCTCCAGCACCCATGTGCGCCCCACGGTGGCCGAGCGCCTGGGCTTCTCATTCATCCACCCACAGCTGGAGGGCGCCCTGCGCTTCACCCTGGGTCGCACCCAGGGGGGCCTGGAGTTCACTCACTCCGACGCGCCCGATCCGTCTTGA
- a CDS encoding ABC transporter permease, which translates to MKALLIARRELAGYLRSLSGYIIIAVILALNGLFFNAFALSKAAERSATVLSNFFYYSSGFTIVASVFISMRLLAEERQAGTLPLLYSSPLRDRDIVLGKYLAGLLFLALYLACTLYMPLLIAVHGKVSAGHIFAGYLGLLLLGSASLAVGTFGSALARNQIMAAILTAVMLVGLILCWLLARIAEQPLAGVFSAMSLWNQHFPPFQSGLVHVRDVAYYLVLTYVALFGATRVLEARRWR; encoded by the coding sequence ATGAAGGCGCTGCTGATTGCCCGCCGCGAGCTGGCCGGCTACCTGCGCTCGCTGAGCGGCTACATCATCATCGCGGTGATCCTCGCGTTGAACGGGCTGTTCTTCAACGCATTTGCCCTGAGCAAGGCGGCGGAGCGCTCCGCCACGGTGCTCTCCAACTTCTTCTATTACTCGAGCGGCTTCACCATCGTCGCCTCGGTGTTCATCTCCATGCGGCTGCTGGCCGAGGAGCGGCAGGCGGGCACGCTGCCCCTGCTGTACTCCTCGCCGCTGCGAGACAGGGACATCGTCCTGGGCAAGTACCTGGCGGGGCTCCTGTTCCTGGCCCTCTACCTGGCGTGCACCTTATATATGCCGCTGCTCATCGCGGTTCACGGCAAGGTGTCCGCGGGCCACATCTTCGCGGGCTACCTGGGGCTGCTGCTGCTGGGCAGCGCGTCGCTGGCGGTGGGGACGTTCGGCTCGGCGCTGGCCCGCAACCAGATCATGGCCGCCATCCTGACCGCGGTGATGCTCGTGGGCCTCATCCTGTGCTGGCTGCTGGCGCGCATTGCCGAGCAGCCGTTGGCCGGAGTGTTCAGCGCGATGTCGCTGTGGAACCAGCACTTCCCGCCGTTCCAGAGCGGCCTGGTGCATGTGCGAGACGTGGCCTACTACCTGGTGCTCACCTACGTGGCGCTGTTCGGTGCCACCCGGGTGTTGGAAGCGCGGAGGTGGCGATGA
- a CDS encoding ABC transporter ATP-binding protein, with protein sequence MIQVEGLTKYYGEHAAVRDLAFTINKGEVIGFLGLNGAGKTTTLKILGCVLLPTSGRVVIDGYDAVRDPHEVRKRIGFLPDTPPLYDEMTVGEYLAYVAQLRGVSSQEVRARVTEAEEKTALREKDGALISTLSHGYRQRVGVAQALVHRPAFLILDEPTSGLDPAQIRGMRELIRSLKGAHTVLVSSHILPEISETCDRLLIISGGQLVAQGTEEELARKLGGGSVEVEVRGDKAKALEALAGLGPVTVAQEDGTVLSLRVEVSPDQRPQVARALVGAGLELLRLDRGAQRLESIFLSLTRNGGASSQEVSS encoded by the coding sequence ATGATCCAGGTCGAAGGGCTCACGAAGTACTACGGCGAGCATGCAGCGGTTCGAGATCTGGCCTTCACCATCAACAAAGGTGAGGTCATCGGCTTCCTTGGCCTGAACGGCGCGGGGAAGACGACGACGTTGAAGATCCTCGGCTGTGTGCTCTTACCCACCTCGGGGCGTGTCGTCATCGACGGATACGACGCGGTGAGAGATCCCCACGAGGTCCGCAAACGCATCGGGTTCCTGCCCGACACGCCGCCGCTCTATGACGAGATGACGGTGGGCGAGTACCTCGCCTATGTGGCGCAGCTGCGCGGGGTGTCCTCACAGGAGGTCCGCGCGCGCGTCACCGAGGCCGAGGAGAAGACGGCGCTGCGAGAGAAGGACGGGGCGCTCATCTCCACGCTCAGCCACGGCTACCGGCAGCGCGTGGGCGTGGCGCAGGCGCTGGTGCACCGCCCGGCCTTCCTCATCCTGGACGAGCCCACCAGTGGCTTGGACCCGGCGCAGATCCGCGGCATGCGCGAGCTCATCCGCAGCCTCAAGGGTGCGCACACGGTGCTCGTCTCCAGCCACATCCTCCCGGAGATCAGCGAGACGTGTGACCGGCTGCTCATCATCAGCGGCGGACAGCTGGTGGCGCAGGGCACGGAGGAGGAGCTGGCGCGCAAGCTGGGCGGCGGCTCGGTGGAGGTGGAGGTGCGTGGCGACAAGGCCAAGGCCCTGGAGGCGCTGGCGGGCCTGGGGCCCGTCACGGTGGCGCAGGAGGACGGCACGGTGCTGTCGCTGCGTGTGGAGGTGTCTCCGGACCAGAGGCCCCAGGTGGCGCGGGCACTGGTGGGGGCGGGGCTGGAGCTGCTCCGGCTGGATCGCGGCGCGCAGCGGCTCGAGTCCATCTTCCTGAGCCTGACCCGGAATGGCGGGGCGTCGTCCCAGGAGGTGTCCTCATGA